The Nocardia terpenica nucleotide sequence AACGCCAGGACGCTGTAGTCACGCGAGGTGGCCGGGTTGGCGTCGGCGTCCAGCTTGGCGATGGTCAGCTTGTCGCCGTGGGCGGCCGCGATCTCTTCCAGCACGGGGGCGACCATCCGGCACGGACCGCACCAATCCGCCCAGAAGTCGACGAGCACCGGCTTGTCGCTGGCCAGCACGTCCTGGGCGAAGGTGGCATCGGTGACGGTCTTGGTCGATTCCGACATGGTCCTACTCCTCGAACTGGGTATCAGTTGGCGGGCACTTCGACCGGCCGGTCGGCGTGGTCCAGGGTGTTGCGGGTGATGTCGCCCTGCTCGGCGAGCCAGTGCTCGGCGTCGATGGCCGCGCGGCAGCCGGTGCCGGCGGCGGTGATGGCCTGGCGGTACACGTGGTCGACCAGGTCGCCGACGGCGAATACGCCGGGTACCGCGGTGGCGGTGGTCGGGTGCTGGACCTGCACGTAGCCGTCCGCGTCGAGCTCGACCTGACCGCGCACCAGCTCGCTGCGCGGGTCGTGCCCGATCGCGATGAACAGGCCGGTCGCGGCCAGTTCCGAGGTCTCGCCGGTGCGGGTGTCGCGCAGGGTCAGGCCGGTGACGCTGTCGGTGCCGTGCACCTCGGCGACCTCGGTATTGGTGAGGAAACGGATCTTCTCGTTGTTCTTGGCGCGGTCGAGCATGATGCGGGAGGCGCGGAACTCGTCGCGGCGGTGCACGATGGTGACGCTGGCCGCGAACTTGGTGAGGAAGGTCGCCTCCTCCATGGCCGAGTCGCCGCCGCCGACCACCACGATGTCCTGGCCCTTGAAGAAGAAGCCGTCACAGGTGGCGCAGGCGCTCACGCCGCGGCCGAGCAGCCGCTGCTCCCCCGGCACGTTCAGGTAGCGGGCCGCGGAGCCCATGGCCAGGATGATCGAGTAGGCCCGGTAGGTCTCGCCGCCCACGGTGACCGACTTGATCGGGCCGGAGAGGTCGATGGCCTCGACGTCCTCGGTGCGGATATCGGTGCCGAACCGCTTGGCCTGCTCGCGCATCTCCTCCATGAGGTCGGGGCCCATGATGCCCTCGCGGAAGCCGGGGAAGTTCTCCACCTCGGTCGTCGTCATGAGCGCGCCGCCGAATTGGGTGCCCTCGAACAGCAGCGGTTCCAGCTCGGCCCGGGCCGCGTAGATGGCGGCGGTGTAGCCGGCGGGGCCGGAGCCGACGATGATCAGATCGCGTACTGGCGTACTCATGGGGCCCTTCCGAAGGGGATCGTCAACAGGCATTCGAACAACAACAGGGTAATGGCTGTTGTTCCCGGGCCCGTGGCGCTCCGGCGCGGGCACACCGCCGCCGAGCGCGCGGCTCAGCCGATGTCGCGAATCTTGATGGGATCGGGATTGCCCGGGCCGCAACCGGTTCCGACGACGAGGGCGGTGATCTTCGGCGGCTTGGGCCCGGTGAGCAGGACCAGGACACCGGGGCGGCCGTGGAATGTGACGTTCATCGAGCCGAGGACGGTGCGGTCCAGCCCGTTGGCCGTCAGGCAGCCGGTGAGGGCGCCGGGACCGGCGAGCGGGCCGGTGATGTCGGTGCGGCCCATGGCGCTCAGCAGGACCGCCGTGGAGCTGTCGTCGTCGAGCGGGACCGCGGTGGGTGCGCCGGAGTCCTTGAAGGGCAACGCATTCGGCGTGGCGTCCCGGCCGCCGCGGAGGGTGTCCAGGGCCACCAGGCCGCCCGCCAGGACGGCTACCGCGGCCGCCGCGGCGGTGATCCAGCGCAGTCGGCGGGAGCGGCGTTCGTCGAGGCGGGGTGGTTCGGTGGCGGCCGGGTCGGGGACCGCGGGCATCGGGCGGGTGGAGGGCGGGGTGCCGGATTCGTCGTCCGGTGGGCGGGCGAACGGGAGCCGATGCACGGTGGCCACGGGGTCGGCGGGTGCGTCGCCGCGGGCCAGGGCGTCGAGCAGGCCGTCGAGCCGGGCGGCGACGGCGCCGGGCATCGGATGCAGGATGTACGGATCGCGGCCCAGGGCGCGCAGTTCGGCGGTGACGTCGTCGAGCGAGCGCAGGAACCGCAGGGCCTCGGGATCACGGCGGATCTGCGGCCAGAGCTGTTCGCAGATCTCCGGCGCGACATTGTCGGCGTGCAGGTCGGCGAGGAGTTCGGTGGAGAACGGAGGCTGCGGCGCCGAACGGATCGGCATGGCACCTCCTGAGTCGTCTTCGCCGTGGTGCGGCCCGGGCCCGCGCCCCCGCGCAGCGGCTTTGCCCTTGTCGTCCATCGCCTCTCCGGGTCGGGCCTGTGGTGTGGTACCCGCGCCCCATCGCGATGGGTCTACGCGTACGACAACATTGTTCGTCTCTAGGTAGGACGTACCGACGCTACGTACGGTTCCGCTGTTCACGCAGGAATTCCAACTGCTGCTTGAGCCGCTCCCGCCCGCGGGCGCACCGGCTCTTGATGGTCCCCTCCGCTACGCCGAGCATCGCTGCCGCCTCCGCTACCGTATACCGCTCGATGTCGATGGCGACCAGCGCGGTGCGCTGTTCCGGCGGCAGGGTGAACAGCGCGGCGTCGACCACCATGGACATCTCCAGTTCGGCGATGTCGTCGCGTTCGGCGACGGGTTCGGCCACGTTCTCGTCCGACAGCGACACCGCGCGCCGGGCCTTGTTGCGCCGGATGCGGTCCAGGCAGGCGTTGACCACGATGCGGTGCAGCCAGCTGTGGACCTCGGCCTCACCGCGGAAGGTGGCGGCGTTGCGGTGCGCGGACAGCAGCGCGTCCTGCAGGGAATCGGCGGCGTCCTCGGTGGTGTAGGAGGTGCGCACGGCCAGCTGCCAGAGGTGGTCGTAGTGGCGGCGGAACAGCACGGTGAAGGCGTGTGGGTTGCCCGCGGCGTGCGCGGCGAGGAGCTCGCGATCGGTGGCCTCGTCCGGATCGAACGCGCGACGGCGCATCGGGGTCTCTACCGTGGCACCTGCTCGCTCGCTCGCATCAAACGACAACACAAACCCCTAGGATCAGCGCTCACGACGACGCGTGCGCCCATGACGGGACGCCGTCGGAATTTCCGCATCATCCAGGACCGAGAGACCAGATCCTAGGAAGCTCCCCTGCTGAGAGCGCGCTGAGAATCATATCCGGTGCGCGGAATGGCCAGCAAGCAGACTTGTTGAAAAGCCCGCGCGGGACTCGCCGTGCCGGATGTCAGGGCGCGGCTTCGAAGTGAATCTCGCCGATCGAGGACTGGAACTGGCCGCCGGAGTTGGCCAGCGCGGTGATCCAGACCAGGACGTACCGGGCCGGTTGGTCGGCCCGGACGGCGATGTCGGTGCTGCCGTCGCCCAGGGTGGCCTGGCCGATCAGCTGGGTCTGGTCGAGGGTGGGGTTGGCCGTGGGCGAGGTGCGGATCTCCACGACCGTGCCGGGGCTCGGCGAGTCGATGCTGACCTTGGTCAGCTTGCTGGGGCTGCCGAGGGTGGCCAGGATCCCCACGCCCTTCTTGAGCGCCGGGAACTGCTGGAAGTACTGGTCGGTGCGCCAGGTGGTGGCCGGATTGCCGTCCAGCACCGCCGCCGCGCCGCCCGGGTTGTCCGGGGTGCCCTCGGGCGAGAACACCGTGGCGCCGGCCGCCGGGATCGGGGTGCCGCCGCCCGTGGTCGGCGCGCCGGCCGACGAGGACGCCGCGCTCGGGGCGGGCGGCGCGACCGCGGCGGTGGTGAGGCCCAGCTTGCGCTGTTCGTCCAGCGGCGCGTTGGAGGAGCTGGGCGCGAAGATGCTCAGCAGCCACCAGATGATCACGCCGACGACCAGCGCGGCGAGCACGCCGAGACCGACCAGGATCCACATCATCCGCTGCGAGCGTTCCTTCTCGGCGGCCAGCAGCTCCGGATCGGCCAGCGACTCGTCCGGGGCCGACGGCGAGCGCTGGCCCAGCCGCAGGACCGGGATGAAGTCGGTCTTCTGGTCCACCACCGACGCCTGTTCCAGCACGTGCTGGACCGTCGCGGCGGTGCGCACGCCCTTGTTCGACTCCAGCGAGCGGACCGCCACCGCGGAGATCTCGAACGGCACCTCCGGCCGGATCTGGCGGGGTTCGACGGGGGTGCCGTCGGGGCCGAGGTCGGCGAGCCGCAGGCCACCGACCGTGGCCGCGCTGCCGCTGACGCCGCCGCTGCGGATCGGCCAGCGCGCGGTGATCAGGGCGTAGAGCATCGCGCCGAGACCGCGCACATCCGACTGCGCGTCGGAGTCGGCCAGGGTGCCGGGGAAGGCCAGCACCGCGTCGCCGGAGGCGCTGATGCGGATCCGGTCCGGGTGGTCGATGGACAGCGAGCCGCCGCCGCGATGGGCCAGCTCGGCCGCGGCGGCCAGGGCGCGGATCGCCCGGGCGGCGCCGATCGGCGAGGGGCTGGTCTCGGCCATCTCGCGCAGCGAGCGGCCCGGGGTCCATTCCGCGACCACGATGCCGCCGGAGCTGCCGCGGACCACGTCCAGCACGCGCGCCAGGCCCGGGGAGTTGATGCGGCCCAGCCGCAGGGTGCGCGACAGGATCGCCTGCGGGCCGTCGTGTCCGGCGTTGTCGTTCGCCTTCTGATCGGCGTCGACGAAGGTGAGCGCGACCTCGCGATCGAGCTTGACGTCCAGGGCCTGCCAGAACCGCAGCCCGCGGGCGCCGCCGTGCCCGGCCAGCAGCCGGTAGCGACCACCGGCCACCGACGCGCCCGCGATCAGCTTGGGGCCGCGCTGCACCCGGCGGTTCGCCGATTCCACCCGCATGGGCGGCATCTCCGGGGAACCGACCGGCAGCATGCCGGTGTCGTAGGTCTGGTCGTGCGCCTGTACCGCCTGCTCCTCACCGGTAGGCGGTGCGGTCTCGGCCGGATGCTGTGCCGCCTCGGCGTACTGTTCGGTCTCGTCCGGCTCGGCGTCGTCGGCCTCGGCCGGCGGAACCTGTGCGGGCGGGACGTTGTCGGTGCGTACGGCACCTGCTGTGCCGGCAGCAGCATCGGCGGCCGGGACGCCCCCCGCCGCGTCGTCGCTCACCCTCGTTCCTCCTTCGCCCTGGTGTGTCGAACTCCGATGGTCCGGCGCAGCACCGGGCCCGTCGCCGGTCGGTCCGTATCCCGGTTCCGCGCGGGTACCGGCCTCGGCCTCCGCGCGGGTGCCGGAACCGGCGTTTGCGTTTCTCTGCCGAACAGGGTACGGGAACTCGGTCGGCCCGGTGCGATCAACCGCATTGGGCCGAATGACAGGCAGCACCATGGTCTGCGCGTCCATGTACGGGTCGTAGCGGTAGTAGTAGGGAGTATCGAGCTCCGGCCGCGGCAGCACGGTCGTGTCGTGCAGATCGGCGGCGGCCTCGGCCAGGCCCAGATCCGGGGCGGGCGGGGTGAGGCCGAGCCGCCGGGAGACCGCCACGGTGAGGGCGACGATCTCCGGGACCCCGGCCAGGCGCATGAGCGCGAACGCCACGCCGAACATGACCACGGCGTCGATGCCGACCCGGACCAGCGAACCGAGCCCGCCGAACGACTCGGACAGCCGGTTCAGGCCGATCACCTGGTCGGCGATCAGCAGCACCGCGCCGCCCGCGACGGAGGACAGCACCACCCGGACGATCGTGCGCCCGACATTGGTCATGCGGAGGTCGCCGAGGCTGCGGTGCAGCAGCCACCCGCCGATCACGGCGCCGGCCGCGTAGCCCAGTCCGGTGGCGACGCCCAGGGCGATGACGACCTGATCGTCGCGGAAGACCATGGGCGCGGCGATGGAGAGCACTACTCGAACCACGGTGATGCCCAGGATGATCCACGTCGGCGTCCACGCCTGCTCCCGCGCGTAGAACACCCGCAGGTGGATGAGCACCAGCGCGTACGGAATCAGCGTGAAGGCCGACCAGCTGAGCGCCTCGCCCAGGCGGCCCGCGTCGCCGGTGCCGAAGTTGCCGTAGCCGTAGAGCGCCTCGCCGACCTGATGACCGGCCACCGTGAGGAAGGTGACCACCGGCACCAGGGTGATCATGGTCAGCCGGGTGGCGACGGACAGATCGTCGACGACCGCAGGCGTGTCGTCGGCGGCGGCATTGCGGCTGAGCCGGGGCATGATCGCGGTGAGCACGGTGACGCCCAGCACGCCGTAGGGCAACTGCAACAGCAGCCACGCCTGGTTGTAGATGGTGGGTCCGGCGGCGTCGGCGTGCGACGAGACGCGGGTGGCGATGACGAAGCCGACCTGGCTGACCATGACGTACAGGATCACCGCGGTGGCCATGCCGCCGAATTCCCGCAGCCTCGTGTCGAATCCCCACAGCGGCCGCAGATCGATCCCGGCCCGCCGGATCGCCGGGAGCAGGCTGGCCACCTGCACGAACACGCCGAAGGTCACACCCATGCCCAGGGTGAGCAGCTTGGGGTCGCTGATCTGGACCGGATGCAGCGAGATCCGGCCGGGGGTGAGCGAGTAGATACCCAGCACGGCGATCACGACCAGGTTGTTCAGCACCGGGGCCCAGGCGCCGGGCTTGAAGATCTGGTGCGTGTTCAGCACGGCCATGAGCAGCGAGGACATGCCGTAGAACAGGATCGCGGGCAGCAGCATGAAGGCCAGCGCGGTGGTCAGATGCGTGTCGACCTTGCCGTCCTCGGGCAGGAAGAAATGCTTGATCAGCACCGGCGCCGACGCGGTACACAGCACGGCCGCGGTCACCAGGATGACGAACGCCATCGTGATCAGTCGCCGCACGAAGGCCGCGCCGCCGTCGGCGTCCTCCTTCTCGGCGCGCACCAGGGTCGGCACCACGAAGGCGGTCAGCACCGCGCCGAGCACCAGCTGTTCGACCATGGTCGGGATCTGGCTGGCCACGGTGAACGAGCTGTTGATCGCGGCGCCGAGCACCGTCACCAGCAGCAGCTGCTTGACGAAACCGGTGATCCGGCTGATCAGGGTCGCCACCGCGATCGAGCCGGAGTCGCGGACCAGGCTGGCCGTCGAGTTTCCCTTGGCCTCGGGCCGGACCGCCACCTGCTGGGCGGTGCGTGCCGGGCCCGAACGCTCGGCGCGCTCGGAGGGCAGGCGGCGCGGCAGCGGGCGGGGTTCGGACTGCGCGCGACGCTCCGGCGAATAACCCTGTGCCGGAACCGGTCCGCGCTCCCCCGGTTGCCCGTGCCGAGGCGGCCGCTGCCCCGGCGGGGGTACCGCCCGCATCGGACCGCTCGGCGGGTACTGATCGCGCGGCTCGGACAGCGGGTACTGGTCCCGCGGGCTCGCGTATCGCTCGCGGGCTCCCGGTGCGTACCGGTCGACGGGGCCGCTCGGATGGGGGTCACGCATGCCGGGCGCGTAGTCGCCGCCGGGTGGGTTCGCGTATCGGTCGTGAGCTCCGGGCGAATCCTGCGATGTATGCCGACCGTCCGGAGCACCAGGAAATCGGTTGTGCCCCATGGGTTCGGTGAATCGGTCGTCCGGGCCGGGCGACCGATACCGGTCGTCGGGTCTGTTCGGGTACTGGTCGCGGGCCCTGGGGGACGGATGATTGCCGTCGGGTCCGGACGGGTACTGATCACGCGGGCCCGAGGCGGCGCGTGGGTCGCTCGGGTACTGGTCGTGGAACTCCGACAGCGGATGCTGGTCGCGCGGCGGGGGCGGCGGCATCCGGCGGGCGGGTCCGCCGGGCGGGTACTGGATGCGGGGTACCGACGGTGGCCGCTGGTCGTCCGGAGGGGGCGACGGGTACTGGTCGCGGGGTGCGTTCGGTGGCACCCGGCGCATGGGCCCGCTGGGCGGGTACGGATCGTGCGGGCCGGGCGGTGGCACTCGGCGTAGGGGGCCGCTCGGAGGGTACTGATCCTGCGGCGGCGGCACCGGGCGCAGGGGTCTGTTCGGCGGGACGGGCCCGTTCGGGGGCGTACGGCGGCCCGGGGAGACCTGGGGAATGGGGCCGCTCAGCGGAACCTGGCGCAGGGGCGGGAGCTGCTGGCCCGGCGGCGGCTCGGGCGGCGCCTGTTCGCGGGGGGTCGGCCGGCGCGGACCGCGCTCCCACGGGGCGGCGGGGGCGCGCCGGGACTCGGAGTCGTCCTCGGCGGGTCCGGGACGGGGGCCGTCGTACTCGCTCACCGTGCCTCCCCCACGGGTAAAGACACGGCGGTACCCACGATCATGCTGGAAATCGACGACCGGACGCGCCGAGCGGCGATGCCCGAAATGCTCGAGCCGTTGTCGCTCACTGTGTCTCCTGTCGTTCCAACACCCGCTTCCGCGCGCGCAGGTATCGATTCAGCCTGCGGCGCTTCCCCGGGTCCAAGCCCTCGTCGGCCGGATCGGGCTGCCCTCGGAATCGGCGCCACAAACGTCGACCGGCAAGGAGGAACAGCAGTGCACCGGCACATGCGGTAATTATCGCCAACACCTGACCGTAGGCGTTCGACCGCACTCGGACCGAGACGGGAGCGCCCAGGGGTACTCCGTCGGCTGTGGTAAGGGAGATCGGAATGGCCAGCTCGCGTCTGTCGCTGACCTGGCTGGGAATCTGGAACGAGCGCGTGCCCTGGGCGGGAAGCTGCTGCTCGCCGATGTCGGTGATCTTCGTCTCGGCGGGCGCGCCGATCTTGAATCGGACGCGGACGGCGACGGGCAGATCGTTGCGCGCCACCAGCAGCAGCGGACTCTGTTCGGACGCGAGCGTGAACATCCCGCCCGGCGGCAGCACCTTGACCGCGCCATAGGCCCTGTCCAGGGCCTGGGTGACCAGGTCGATCCGGCGCTGGGCGACGGTGTCGGCCTGGGCGCTCGGATTGGTGCGATCCGACAGCGTCAGCACGCGCAGCAGATCCTCGCGCAGCGGGTCCAGGAACGCGTGCGGCGTCGGATCCTGTTGCGGCACTTCCACCAGCGCGTTCAGCAGATCGTCGAGGCGATGCTCCTGCTGCTGAATCGGGGCGACGAACTGGTCGGGCACCGCGACATCGGCGGTGTCGGGCAGGTAGTCCAGGTCGAACGGGCGCGGGTCCGGCGGCGCGGCCAGCAGGTCCTGGAACGAGCGCGGCACCGCCAGTCCGCTGCGGACCAGCTTCGAGAGCTGGTCGAGCAGCGCGGCCGCCTCGTCGTGGTTGGCGGCCCACTGCTGCGGCGGCATCAGCAGCAGCGACCGCGGTCGGTTCGCGTCCAGATTCAGGGCCAGCCAGGACACCGCCCCGAGCGCGTCTTGCAGCCGGGCCGGGCGCGAGTCCTTACCGATGTCGTAACGCACCCCCTCGGGCGTGAACGACGGTGTCGGCGGCGTGGAGCCGACCGCGGCCAGCGCGGTCGCCGACCAGATATCGAAGGTGGTGACCCGCATCCCCGCCTCCGGCGGGGACAAGGGAGAGCCGGGCGAGGACGAGGGAGAGCCGGGCGG carries:
- the sigM gene encoding RNA polymerase sigma factor SigM, which encodes MRRRAFDPDEATDRELLAAHAAGNPHAFTVLFRRHYDHLWQLAVRTSYTTEDAADSLQDALLSAHRNAATFRGEAEVHSWLHRIVVNACLDRIRRNKARRAVSLSDENVAEPVAERDDIAELEMSMVVDAALFTLPPEQRTALVAIDIERYTVAEAAAMLGVAEGTIKSRCARGRERLKQQLEFLREQRNRT
- the trxB gene encoding thioredoxin-disulfide reductase → MSTPVRDLIIVGSGPAGYTAAIYAARAELEPLLFEGTQFGGALMTTTEVENFPGFREGIMGPDLMEEMREQAKRFGTDIRTEDVEAIDLSGPIKSVTVGGETYRAYSIILAMGSAARYLNVPGEQRLLGRGVSACATCDGFFFKGQDIVVVGGGDSAMEEATFLTKFAASVTIVHRRDEFRASRIMLDRAKNNEKIRFLTNTEVAEVHGTDSVTGLTLRDTRTGETSELAATGLFIAIGHDPRSELVRGQVELDADGYVQVQHPTTATAVPGVFAVGDLVDHVYRQAITAAGTGCRAAIDAEHWLAEQGDITRNTLDHADRPVEVPAN
- the trxA gene encoding thioredoxin, which gives rise to MSESTKTVTDATFAQDVLASDKPVLVDFWADWCGPCRMVAPVLEEIAAAHGDKLTIAKLDADANPATSRDYSVLALPTMILFSGGKETKRIVGAKGKAALLRELEGVI
- the murJ gene encoding murein biosynthesis integral membrane protein MurJ; the protein is MRAVPPPGQRPPRHGQPGERGPVPAQGYSPERRAQSEPRPLPRRLPSERAERSGPARTAQQVAVRPEAKGNSTASLVRDSGSIAVATLISRITGFVKQLLLVTVLGAAINSSFTVASQIPTMVEQLVLGAVLTAFVVPTLVRAEKEDADGGAAFVRRLITMAFVILVTAAVLCTASAPVLIKHFFLPEDGKVDTHLTTALAFMLLPAILFYGMSSLLMAVLNTHQIFKPGAWAPVLNNLVVIAVLGIYSLTPGRISLHPVQISDPKLLTLGMGVTFGVFVQVASLLPAIRRAGIDLRPLWGFDTRLREFGGMATAVILYVMVSQVGFVIATRVSSHADAAGPTIYNQAWLLLQLPYGVLGVTVLTAIMPRLSRNAAADDTPAVVDDLSVATRLTMITLVPVVTFLTVAGHQVGEALYGYGNFGTGDAGRLGEALSWSAFTLIPYALVLIHLRVFYAREQAWTPTWIILGITVVRVVLSIAAPMVFRDDQVVIALGVATGLGYAAGAVIGGWLLHRSLGDLRMTNVGRTIVRVVLSSVAGGAVLLIADQVIGLNRLSESFGGLGSLVRVGIDAVVMFGVAFALMRLAGVPEIVALTVAVSRRLGLTPPAPDLGLAEAAADLHDTTVLPRPELDTPYYYRYDPYMDAQTMVLPVIRPNAVDRTGPTEFPYPVRQRNANAGSGTRAEAEAGTRAEPGYGPTGDGPGAAPDHRSSTHQGEGGTRVSDDAAGGVPAADAAAGTAGAVRTDNVPPAQVPPAEADDAEPDETEQYAEAAQHPAETAPPTGEEQAVQAHDQTYDTGMLPVGSPEMPPMRVESANRRVQRGPKLIAGASVAGGRYRLLAGHGGARGLRFWQALDVKLDREVALTFVDADQKANDNAGHDGPQAILSRTLRLGRINSPGLARVLDVVRGSSGGIVVAEWTPGRSLREMAETSPSPIGAARAIRALAAAAELAHRGGGSLSIDHPDRIRISASGDAVLAFPGTLADSDAQSDVRGLGAMLYALITARWPIRSGGVSGSAATVGGLRLADLGPDGTPVEPRQIRPEVPFEISAVAVRSLESNKGVRTAATVQHVLEQASVVDQKTDFIPVLRLGQRSPSAPDESLADPELLAAEKERSQRMMWILVGLGVLAALVVGVIIWWLLSIFAPSSSNAPLDEQRKLGLTTAAVAPPAPSAASSSAGAPTTGGGTPIPAAGATVFSPEGTPDNPGGAAAVLDGNPATTWRTDQYFQQFPALKKGVGILATLGSPSKLTKVSIDSPSPGTVVEIRTSPTANPTLDQTQLIGQATLGDGSTDIAVRADQPARYVLVWITALANSGGQFQSSIGEIHFEAAP